Proteins encoded within one genomic window of Dyadobacter chenhuakuii:
- a CDS encoding acyltransferase family protein, translating to MTEKRPHLNIIDSRFLELDALRGLAAVLVVLFHFTINSNSLLLGWEFRYGVTGVDIFFIISGFVIFLTISRVKKWPDFVVSRFARLYPAFWCCLLITTMAMMLIEPEAVSLQKLLANTTMMPIFFNQENMDQSYWTLLVELIFYFWILVLLVTGNIKNIVSAGFIFTVFIILFHAFSPLYTGFHEFATRKIELLNHFPLFFSGILFYLIRNGNHVKKNSLLIGFCLFAACYLHNQGGRSQYHVTPYEHYAILTFFHIVFALAIFGKLKFLNTAPLLFLGKISYCLYLIHQYVGLRLLAMLTDVWQVNIYPALLMTMAVVTLAAWLINKFVEIPANHLIRNWYKNRNQKGSHARSREIAIQ from the coding sequence ATGACTGAAAAACGTCCTCATCTTAACATTATCGATTCCCGCTTTCTTGAACTGGACGCATTACGCGGTCTGGCGGCAGTGCTGGTTGTCCTTTTTCATTTCACGATCAATTCCAACAGCTTATTGCTGGGATGGGAATTCCGATATGGCGTCACGGGCGTTGATATATTTTTCATTATCAGCGGATTTGTCATTTTCCTTACCATTTCAAGAGTAAAAAAATGGCCTGATTTCGTCGTTTCCAGGTTCGCGAGGCTATATCCCGCATTCTGGTGTTGCCTTTTGATAACAACAATGGCCATGATGCTTATTGAACCAGAGGCAGTTTCCCTTCAAAAGCTTCTGGCAAATACGACGATGATGCCGATCTTTTTTAACCAGGAGAATATGGACCAGTCTTACTGGACATTATTGGTTGAGCTTATATTCTATTTCTGGATCCTGGTGTTACTGGTTACCGGAAATATCAAAAACATTGTGAGTGCGGGCTTTATTTTTACCGTTTTCATTATCCTTTTCCATGCTTTTTCGCCGCTATATACAGGTTTTCATGAGTTTGCAACCCGGAAGATCGAACTGCTCAACCACTTCCCGCTTTTCTTTTCCGGCATTCTTTTTTACCTCATCAGAAATGGAAACCATGTCAAGAAAAACTCACTGTTAATTGGGTTTTGTCTCTTCGCCGCGTGTTATCTGCATAATCAGGGCGGCCGTTCACAGTATCATGTGACTCCTTATGAACATTATGCGATCCTGACTTTTTTCCACATTGTTTTTGCGCTGGCGATATTTGGCAAGCTGAAATTTCTAAACACAGCGCCCCTTCTCTTTTTGGGTAAAATCTCCTATTGCCTGTATCTGATCCATCAGTATGTGGGTTTGCGTTTGCTGGCAATGCTTACCGATGTCTGGCAGGTGAACATTTACCCGGCCCTGCTCATGACCATGGCCGTGGTTACCTTAGCCGCCTGGCTGATCAACAAATTTGTTGAAATTCCGGCCAATCATTTAATACGTAACTGGTACAAAAACCGGAATCAGAAAGGTTCACATGCCCGCTCCCGGGAAATTGCCATACAATAG